One genomic region from Lepisosteus oculatus isolate fLepOcu1 chromosome 20, fLepOcu1.hap2, whole genome shotgun sequence encodes:
- the faap24 gene encoding Fanconi anemia core complex-associated protein 24, with translation MAAPMEGTPVRIGAAPPYGHVIVNERWRGSAIVQGFQGKLKAIFEEGLGLVDFHLSDHSCVLYVSESGLVAGNGYRRKLVQFRKASKLHGIIVVEKTRLSEQYFPAVQKFVVFELGLTLLPVASQSEASQLIAQLVHDESKEESRNPFLRKKAAKLCEPVVLALVQQIPGVGRVKALALLRHFPSIHQLSNATAQQLEAAVGAAAAQSVRGFFHASLAPPR, from the exons ATGGCGGCACCGATGGAGGGCACTCCAGTGCGGATAGGAGCAGCGCCCCCCTACGGCCATGTGATCGTCAACGAGAGGTGGAGGGGCTCTGCCATCGTGCAGGGCTTTCAGG GAAAGTTGAAAGCAATCTTTGAAGAGGGGCTGGGCCTGGTGGACTTCCACCTGTCTGACCACAGCTGTGTGCTGTACGTGTCCGAAAGTGGCCTGGTGGCAGGAAATGGCTACAGGAGGAAGCTTGTCCAGTTTAGAAAA GCCAGCAAGCTTCACGGGATTATAGTTGTGGAGAAGACGCGGCTGAGTGAGCAGTATTTCCCAGCCGTTCAGAAGTTCGTGGTGTTCGAACTGGGGCTGACCCTGCTTCCTGTTGCCAGCCAGTCTGAAGCCTCCCAGCTCATTGCCCAGCTT GTCCACGATGAGAGTAAGGAGGAGAGTCGGAACCCTTTCCTGAGGAAAAAGGCAGCCAAGCTGTGCGAGCCTGTGGTCCTGGCCCTGGTTCAGCAGATCCCTGGTGTGGGCAGGGTGAAAGCTCTGGCCCTGCTCAGACACTTCCCCAGCATTCACCAGCTGAGCAACGCCACGGCGCAGCAGCTGGAGGCCGCCGTGGGCGCAGCGGCGGCGCAGAGCGTCCGGGGGTTTTTCCACGCGAGCCTGGCCCCTCCCCGGTGA